The Caulifigura coniformis genome includes a region encoding these proteins:
- a CDS encoding mechanosensitive ion channel domain-containing protein, whose amino-acid sequence MTLSRVLLCLLVLSQGHHASAGQLKTESKEAPATAANSATSGQTQPTTAERIAGLERLLTADRQRQADLRRLSEELQQDFEARSAEFTTKDSLVTETRAGMEAATEEELKVRRPALEKLEKEREAARAQFDRTISRRKAVQEQLEILTEKIALEEKGLERLKSAEPEASSQPSPRSRPPKAAPDGQPAADANAAGPEESKSPSNTAADRPAAEALAPGAKANAADQKEESNPAPAVEAEPVLAAKRELQSRRRELDLANERVQELDESIAIFERDLQSAERLLDITRQEAESATKTVQEQRRELEQRRSDGTPEAETSSLEEALAREAGRVEATRAEIAFQRTRVDESRVLLERLRESRSLAGKELEGAAQSLKSAEAKLALLESPVAPHRIGGWIRNTGPRVLGLVLLLLVIWWAGQIVARRVIGTLMRRSRHGSSAEREQRAETLQRVFRYAVSMAVLTLGVLAVLHTSGIDVSVLFGGAAVIGAAVAFGSQNLIKDYFTGFMILAENQYSVGNVIRIADTSGVVEDISLRMTVLRDEEGTVHFIPHGQVTKVSNMTHGWSRAVFQIPVGYQENIDEVMTLLLDLAKQMRDDPKYGPQTLGQPEMQGVDALGDSAVLVKFTIKTRPHMQWGVKREMLRRIKTEFDRRGIVIPYPQWVVHHADGEPEASDSAARESVP is encoded by the coding sequence ATGACTCTCTCTCGCGTCCTGCTTTGCCTCCTGGTTCTCTCTCAGGGGCATCATGCGTCGGCCGGTCAACTGAAGACCGAATCGAAAGAGGCCCCGGCGACGGCCGCCAATTCGGCGACGTCGGGGCAGACGCAACCGACGACCGCGGAACGCATCGCCGGGCTGGAGCGGCTGCTGACGGCCGATCGCCAGCGTCAGGCCGACTTGCGTCGTTTGAGCGAGGAACTGCAGCAAGACTTCGAGGCCAGATCGGCCGAGTTCACCACCAAGGATTCGCTCGTCACCGAAACGCGGGCCGGCATGGAAGCCGCCACAGAGGAGGAACTCAAGGTCCGGCGACCCGCGCTGGAGAAGCTGGAGAAGGAGAGGGAGGCCGCGCGAGCCCAGTTCGACCGGACGATCAGCCGGCGCAAGGCCGTGCAGGAACAGCTGGAAATCCTCACGGAAAAAATCGCCCTGGAGGAGAAGGGGCTGGAACGACTGAAGTCGGCCGAGCCGGAGGCCAGCTCGCAACCCAGTCCGAGGTCGCGCCCGCCGAAGGCCGCTCCGGACGGGCAGCCCGCTGCCGATGCGAACGCCGCTGGCCCGGAGGAATCGAAGTCACCCTCGAATACCGCCGCGGACCGGCCGGCCGCGGAGGCCCTGGCTCCGGGTGCAAAGGCAAACGCCGCGGACCAGAAGGAAGAGTCGAACCCCGCGCCCGCCGTCGAAGCCGAGCCAGTCCTGGCGGCGAAGCGCGAACTTCAATCGCGCCGACGGGAACTGGACCTCGCGAACGAGCGAGTCCAGGAACTCGACGAAAGCATTGCGATCTTCGAACGCGACCTGCAAAGCGCCGAACGCCTGCTCGACATCACGCGACAGGAAGCGGAATCTGCCACGAAGACCGTTCAGGAGCAGCGACGGGAGCTCGAACAGCGGCGGTCGGACGGGACTCCCGAGGCCGAAACCAGCTCCCTGGAGGAGGCACTCGCCCGCGAGGCCGGTCGGGTTGAGGCGACGCGGGCTGAGATCGCCTTCCAGAGAACGCGCGTGGACGAATCGCGGGTCCTCCTGGAGCGATTGCGGGAATCCCGGTCATTGGCCGGGAAAGAGCTGGAAGGGGCAGCTCAGTCTCTCAAGAGCGCTGAGGCGAAGCTGGCCCTGCTGGAAAGCCCGGTCGCTCCACATCGCATCGGCGGATGGATTCGCAATACCGGCCCGCGGGTGCTTGGGCTTGTCTTGTTGCTGCTCGTCATCTGGTGGGCAGGCCAGATCGTTGCGAGGAGAGTCATCGGGACGCTCATGCGCCGCAGTCGGCATGGATCCTCGGCCGAACGCGAACAGCGCGCGGAGACGTTGCAGCGGGTCTTCCGCTATGCGGTCAGCATGGCGGTGCTCACGCTGGGCGTCCTCGCCGTGCTGCATACGTCCGGAATCGATGTCAGCGTGCTGTTCGGCGGAGCCGCCGTGATCGGGGCTGCCGTCGCCTTCGGGTCCCAGAACCTGATCAAGGACTATTTCACCGGCTTCATGATCCTCGCGGAGAACCAGTACAGCGTCGGAAACGTGATCAGGATCGCCGACACCTCCGGCGTCGTCGAAGACATTTCGCTGCGGATGACCGTACTTCGGGACGAAGAGGGGACTGTGCACTTCATCCCTCATGGCCAGGTCACGAAGGTCAGTAATATGACGCACGGCTGGTCGCGGGCCGTTTTCCAGATCCCTGTCGGTTATCAGGAGAATATCGACGAGGTCATGACGCTGCTTCTCGACCTGGCGAAGCAGATGCGCGACGATCCGAAGTACGGGCCGCAGACGCTCGGGCAGCCCGAAATGCAGGGCGTCGACGCCCTCGGAGATTCGGCCGTTCTGGTCAAGTTCACGATCAAGACCCGGCCGCATATGCAATGGGGCGTCAAACGGGAGATGCTCCGGCGCATCAAGACCGAATTCGACCGGCGCGGAATTGTGATTCCGTATCCGCAGTGGGTCGTGCATCACGCCGACGGGGAGCCGGAAGCCAGCGATTCGGCCGCACGCGAATCAGTCCCCTGA
- a CDS encoding dihydrodipicolinate synthase family protein: MKSSSEKSSLQGVLPVLHTPFLEDGRIDHKTLQREIDWAFEVGADGVVVAMVSEVCRLPQAMRRELAELVCPAARARGFSVISVGAESTAEACELARHAESQGASAVMAIPPIATRLSSTMTRDYFAGIAKAVEIPLIVQDASGYVGAAISLDVYLDLLETFGTDRIFFKPEAHPLGPNLSRLRDATRGQARIFEGSGGINLVDCYRRGIQGTMPGTDLLDAVVALWRALQAGDEERTYQLSLPISGLVALQLSAGLDGFLSIEKHLMKKRGIFPNTIQRQPVGWELDAETAAEVDRLFVRLQAALR; this comes from the coding sequence ATGAAATCCTCCTCTGAAAAATCTTCCCTCCAGGGAGTTCTCCCGGTGCTGCACACTCCGTTTCTGGAGGATGGCCGCATCGATCACAAAACCCTGCAGCGCGAGATCGACTGGGCATTTGAGGTCGGCGCGGATGGCGTCGTCGTCGCAATGGTCAGCGAGGTCTGCCGGCTTCCGCAGGCGATGCGTCGGGAGCTTGCGGAGCTGGTCTGTCCGGCAGCCAGGGCGCGCGGATTCTCTGTCATCAGCGTCGGAGCGGAGAGCACCGCGGAAGCGTGCGAACTGGCCCGCCATGCAGAAAGTCAGGGGGCCAGCGCCGTGATGGCGATTCCGCCGATCGCCACCCGGCTGTCTTCCACGATGACCCGCGACTACTTCGCCGGCATCGCGAAAGCCGTGGAAATCCCGCTCATCGTGCAGGATGCTTCGGGATACGTCGGGGCCGCGATTTCGCTGGATGTCTACCTCGACCTGCTCGAGACATTCGGGACCGACCGGATCTTCTTCAAACCGGAAGCTCATCCTCTCGGCCCGAACCTGTCGCGGCTGCGGGACGCCACGCGGGGGCAGGCCCGGATCTTCGAAGGCTCCGGAGGAATCAACCTCGTCGACTGCTATCGCCGCGGGATTCAGGGGACGATGCCCGGGACGGATCTCCTGGATGCCGTCGTGGCGCTCTGGCGGGCGCTTCAGGCCGGCGACGAAGAGCGGACGTACCAGTTGTCGCTCCCGATTTCGGGTCTCGTGGCTCTGCAGCTCTCGGCCGGGCTGGATGGCTTCCTGTCGATTGAAAAGCACCTGATGAAGAAGCGGGGGATCTTCCCCAACACGATTCAGCGCCAACCCGTCGGCTGGGAACTCGATGCGGAAACCGCAGCCGAGGTGGACCGGCTGTTTGTCCGGCTGCAGGCGGCGCTCCGCTGA
- a CDS encoding PVC-type heme-binding CxxCH protein, which translates to MKRFHPTDACSLWIAAWRFVCLCAAFVPAGVASAGPLVFEGNAGSGKGKHIVFLAGDHEYRSEETLPALARLLAKHHGFKCTVLFNIDPTTGEIVAGNSNMPGMEALDTADLAVVFLRFQDFPREQMKHFDDYLDRGGPIVGLRTATHAFKMTAASPFPKYSYDYKGTDYELGFGHQVLGQTWVGHYGKNHTQSTRITIVDDRKTHPILRGVKDIWVQAGGYVGKPTDGEVLTLAQPLNGMAPDSPTDETKPPMPSEWTRSYKSASGRTGRVFTSLYGTPEDLLNDGYRRMLVNGCFWAVGLEDSIMPDADIRFVGPFQPNTFAGGRYARGIRPQMYAGFESPIPATHDTRGPAPKPARQPGGKESAAKPAAAGAEKGTTAAKVTSKPARIVRIELPGEKRILTLAEVEVFSGGKNVARGGKATQSSTNGPGVAARGIDGNKDPDWSRGGQTHTTNSGSSNPWWEVDLGKAVDVEKITVANRKGFERRLDGFTLALLDADRREVFRITNVAAPESLEIDVKGGGKLAYATYDGKPDSEAATGQRIAKGAPAKAGEQKASEASNEPVLFDVPADYRDPAAFAFQKNDVVAIVGNGLPDRMQHDGWLETLLQNELKGRQLRLRNLSASGDRPDSFPRSQGAASMTEYLRHVKADVVLAFFGYNESFSGVEKADEHRQKLVAFVKKTRGSKANGKSFPRIVLFSPIAHEDTHNPNLPDGKAHNIQLEAYTKATEAAAKEAGVGFVDLFHPSLELYRAARTPLTINGVHLTEEGNRQLAEVIASALLGHAVSSSASLQPLRNAVIVKDMHWNNRYRARDGNDVWGGRSTLAFTNDQTNAVVLQHEQSMLDVMTASRDSRVWGLADGKELNVDDSNVPGPIEVISNVGGKSKSSSALKEGTLNYISGEEGIAHMGVAKGFEVSLFADESRFPQLANPVQLQFDTRDRLWAAVWPTYPKWEPLKEMNDAIIILHDDDNDARADRVTEFARVQNPLGFEFWNGGVIVNCAPEILFLKDTDGDDVADVRTILLQGLDSSDTHHGANNFIYGPDGGIYWQSGVFMMHNHEHPWGPSLQAEASAMFRFDPRRFTIAMHAINSPNPHGIAFDSWGYHYATDGTGGRAYQVRPEGAGFKMHELLKKEVRPVTACEVVSSSHFPESMQGDFLILNVIGFLGMKHYHLERNAETGAVWGEPAGDELTVTTINADGSKTEDRSRGLMMSGDKNFRPSDAIFAPDGSLYFSDWHNVIIGHMQHNVRDPNRDHAHGRIYRMTAKGRPLQKPVPIDGQPVTALLDNLKSPIDGVRHRTRVELSERDTAEVIAATREWIKQFDPNSAADAHHLLEALWVHQQHNVRNPELLGVLLKSPEPHARVAANTVRHLWTNVERSMRGGVIAGAREAAAKKSGVLSETPELTTIRIATVPERMMYDVTKLTVKPGRKVSLTFANVDFMPHNILLVKPGKADDVGLKAIALGARGFEVGFVPESPDILWSSRLVDYGDEQVIEFTAPSEEGAYPYICSFPGHHLIMRGTLFVTNDLKDFLARNPESVPTITEWKVADLATDLARVGQHRNFARGKQLFTTLACVQCHQMGKEGVALSRNLTVGPNLDDVVKKHKGDAKLVLQEILDPSKNVEEKYRSVILQLQDGTAVTGNVIAEDDDSLTLLTGPAPAKERKIARIAIEQQKFSTLSLMPVGLLNSLDKEQILDLLAYVLAGGNADSAAFKHAH; encoded by the coding sequence ATGAAACGCTTTCATCCCACGGACGCCTGCTCTCTGTGGATCGCCGCCTGGAGATTCGTGTGCCTGTGTGCCGCGTTCGTACCGGCCGGTGTCGCTTCCGCGGGGCCGCTGGTCTTTGAAGGGAACGCAGGGTCTGGGAAGGGGAAGCACATCGTTTTCCTGGCGGGCGACCATGAGTATCGCTCGGAAGAAACGCTCCCCGCGCTCGCGCGTCTTCTGGCAAAGCATCACGGATTCAAATGCACGGTGTTGTTCAACATCGACCCCACGACCGGCGAGATCGTGGCCGGGAATTCCAACATGCCGGGAATGGAGGCGCTCGACACGGCGGACCTGGCCGTGGTGTTCCTGCGCTTCCAGGATTTCCCGCGGGAGCAAATGAAGCACTTTGACGACTATCTCGACCGCGGCGGTCCGATCGTCGGCCTGCGGACAGCGACGCATGCGTTCAAGATGACAGCCGCGAGCCCGTTTCCAAAATACTCCTACGACTACAAGGGTACCGACTACGAGCTGGGCTTCGGGCACCAGGTGCTGGGGCAGACCTGGGTGGGACATTACGGAAAGAACCACACTCAAAGCACGCGGATCACGATCGTCGATGACCGGAAGACGCATCCGATCCTGCGCGGCGTGAAAGACATCTGGGTGCAAGCCGGAGGCTACGTGGGCAAGCCAACGGACGGCGAAGTCCTGACGCTGGCCCAGCCTCTTAATGGCATGGCGCCCGATTCTCCGACCGACGAGACGAAGCCCCCGATGCCTTCGGAGTGGACGCGGAGTTACAAGTCCGCCTCGGGCAGGACGGGGCGGGTGTTCACCTCACTGTACGGCACGCCCGAAGACCTTCTGAACGATGGCTACCGCCGGATGCTGGTCAACGGATGCTTCTGGGCGGTCGGCCTGGAGGATTCGATCATGCCGGACGCCGACATCCGTTTCGTCGGGCCGTTCCAGCCGAACACCTTTGCCGGTGGCCGATATGCGCGCGGAATCAGGCCGCAGATGTATGCCGGGTTCGAGAGCCCGATTCCAGCGACGCACGACACACGCGGGCCAGCCCCGAAGCCTGCCCGTCAGCCGGGCGGCAAGGAGTCTGCTGCAAAACCGGCCGCTGCTGGTGCTGAGAAAGGGACGACAGCCGCAAAGGTCACGTCGAAGCCTGCGAGAATCGTCCGGATTGAATTGCCCGGCGAGAAGCGGATCCTCACGCTCGCGGAAGTCGAAGTCTTCAGCGGCGGAAAAAACGTGGCCCGGGGCGGAAAGGCGACGCAATCCAGCACGAACGGTCCGGGCGTCGCTGCACGAGGGATCGATGGCAACAAAGACCCCGACTGGTCCAGGGGCGGGCAAACGCATACGACGAACAGCGGTTCTTCGAACCCGTGGTGGGAGGTCGACCTCGGCAAGGCCGTCGATGTCGAGAAGATCACCGTCGCCAACCGGAAAGGGTTCGAGAGACGACTCGACGGTTTCACGCTCGCGCTGCTCGATGCGGATCGCCGCGAGGTGTTCCGGATCACGAACGTCGCCGCTCCGGAATCGCTCGAAATCGACGTGAAGGGGGGAGGCAAGCTGGCGTACGCCACATACGACGGCAAGCCGGATTCCGAGGCCGCAACGGGACAAAGGATCGCAAAAGGCGCTCCGGCGAAGGCAGGCGAACAGAAAGCTTCTGAGGCCTCCAACGAGCCGGTGCTTTTCGACGTTCCCGCCGATTACCGCGACCCCGCAGCGTTCGCGTTCCAGAAGAACGACGTGGTGGCGATTGTCGGGAACGGCCTCCCCGACCGCATGCAGCACGATGGCTGGCTGGAGACACTGCTGCAGAACGAACTGAAGGGACGCCAGCTCCGCCTTCGTAATCTGAGTGCGAGCGGCGATCGGCCCGACTCGTTCCCGCGCAGCCAGGGGGCCGCCTCGATGACCGAATACCTGCGGCACGTCAAAGCCGACGTGGTGCTGGCATTCTTCGGCTACAATGAGTCGTTCTCGGGAGTGGAAAAGGCGGACGAGCACCGTCAGAAACTCGTCGCCTTCGTGAAGAAGACGCGGGGCTCGAAAGCGAACGGCAAATCGTTTCCCCGGATCGTGCTGTTCAGTCCGATCGCTCATGAAGACACGCACAACCCAAACCTGCCGGACGGCAAGGCGCACAACATCCAGCTGGAGGCATACACGAAGGCGACAGAGGCTGCCGCCAAAGAAGCGGGCGTCGGGTTTGTCGATCTCTTTCATCCTTCGCTGGAGCTGTATCGGGCTGCACGAACGCCGCTGACGATTAACGGGGTGCACCTGACGGAGGAAGGGAACCGGCAGCTGGCGGAAGTCATTGCCAGCGCCCTGCTCGGGCATGCGGTCAGCTCTTCGGCCTCCCTGCAACCTCTGCGGAACGCCGTCATCGTCAAGGACATGCACTGGAACAACCGCTATCGCGCCCGTGACGGCAACGACGTCTGGGGCGGCCGCTCGACGCTGGCATTCACCAACGATCAGACCAACGCCGTTGTGCTGCAGCACGAGCAGTCGATGCTCGACGTGATGACGGCGAGTCGCGACTCCCGGGTCTGGGGCCTTGCGGACGGAAAAGAATTGAACGTCGACGACAGCAATGTTCCCGGCCCCATCGAGGTGATCTCGAACGTGGGGGGAAAGAGCAAGAGTTCGAGCGCCCTGAAGGAAGGGACGCTGAACTACATCAGCGGTGAAGAAGGAATCGCGCACATGGGCGTCGCGAAGGGCTTCGAGGTCAGCCTGTTCGCCGACGAATCCAGGTTCCCGCAACTCGCGAACCCGGTACAGCTACAGTTCGACACCCGGGACCGCCTGTGGGCAGCCGTCTGGCCGACCTACCCGAAGTGGGAACCGCTCAAAGAGATGAATGATGCGATCATCATCCTGCATGACGACGACAACGACGCGCGGGCCGACCGCGTGACGGAGTTCGCCCGCGTGCAGAACCCGCTGGGATTCGAATTCTGGAACGGCGGGGTGATCGTCAACTGCGCTCCCGAGATCCTGTTCCTGAAAGACACGGATGGCGACGATGTGGCGGATGTCCGCACCATCCTGCTGCAGGGGCTCGACTCATCGGACACACACCACGGCGCGAACAATTTCATCTACGGGCCGGACGGGGGGATCTACTGGCAGAGCGGCGTTTTCATGATGCACAACCACGAGCATCCGTGGGGCCCATCACTGCAGGCGGAAGCCTCGGCCATGTTCCGCTTTGATCCCAGGCGATTCACAATCGCGATGCACGCGATCAACTCACCGAATCCACATGGCATCGCGTTCGACTCCTGGGGCTATCACTACGCGACCGATGGCACAGGGGGGCGCGCGTACCAGGTGCGCCCCGAGGGGGCCGGCTTCAAGATGCACGAGCTCCTCAAAAAGGAAGTCCGGCCGGTGACAGCGTGCGAGGTGGTCAGCAGCTCCCATTTTCCCGAATCGATGCAGGGAGATTTCCTGATCCTGAACGTGATCGGGTTTCTCGGCATGAAGCACTACCACCTGGAACGGAATGCCGAGACTGGCGCCGTCTGGGGGGAACCTGCCGGCGACGAGCTGACTGTCACCACGATCAACGCTGACGGGTCGAAAACCGAGGATCGGTCGCGCGGGCTGATGATGAGCGGCGACAAGAACTTCCGTCCTTCTGACGCGATCTTTGCGCCGGATGGGTCGCTGTACTTCAGCGACTGGCACAACGTGATCATCGGCCACATGCAGCACAACGTTCGCGACCCGAATCGGGACCACGCGCACGGACGAATCTACCGAATGACGGCGAAGGGACGTCCCCTGCAGAAGCCCGTGCCGATTGATGGCCAGCCGGTCACAGCCCTGCTCGACAACCTGAAGTCTCCGATCGACGGCGTCCGACATCGGACGCGCGTGGAACTCAGTGAACGCGACACCGCCGAAGTCATTGCGGCGACACGGGAGTGGATCAAGCAGTTCGACCCGAACTCCGCGGCCGACGCTCATCACCTTCTTGAGGCCCTGTGGGTCCACCAGCAGCACAACGTGCGCAACCCCGAACTGCTCGGTGTGTTATTGAAGTCTCCCGAGCCGCACGCCCGCGTCGCAGCAAATACCGTGAGGCACCTGTGGACCAACGTCGAACGGAGCATGCGCGGCGGCGTGATTGCTGGGGCGCGGGAAGCCGCCGCGAAGAAGTCCGGCGTGCTCAGCGAGACTCCCGAGCTGACGACGATCCGGATTGCGACCGTTCCCGAGCGGATGATGTATGACGTGACGAAGTTGACGGTGAAACCGGGACGGAAGGTGAGCCTGACCTTCGCCAACGTCGACTTCATGCCGCACAACATCCTGCTGGTCAAACCGGGCAAGGCCGATGATGTGGGATTGAAGGCGATCGCGCTCGGCGCCCGCGGGTTTGAAGTCGGTTTCGTCCCGGAAAGCCCGGACATCCTGTGGTCCAGCCGACTGGTCGACTATGGAGATGAACAGGTGATCGAGTTCACCGCACCATCGGAAGAAGGGGCTTATCCTTACATCTGTTCGTTCCCGGGACACCACCTGATCATGCGGGGAACGCTGTTTGTCACGAACGATCTCAAGGATTTCCTCGCCCGGAATCCCGAATCCGTGCCGACGATCACCGAATGGAAAGTCGCCGACCTCGCGACCGACCTGGCGCGCGTCGGCCAGCACCGGAACTTCGCCCGGGGGAAGCAGCTCTTCACGACGCTCGCCTGTGTGCAATGCCACCAGATGGGCAAGGAGGGCGTCGCCCTCAGCCGGAATCTGACCGTCGGGCCGAACCTCGACGACGTCGTGAAGAAGCACAAGGGGGATGCGAAGCTCGTGCTGCAGGAAATCCTCGATCCCTCGAAGAATGTCGAGGAGAAGTACCGGAGCGTCATCCTGCAGCTTCAGGACGGAACGGCCGTCACCGGAAACGTGATCGCCGAGGATGACGACTCGCTGACGCTCCTCACGGGTCCGGCCCCTGCGAAGGAACGGAAGATCGCCAGAATCGCGATTGAACAGCAGAAGTTCTCAACGCTGTCGCTCATGCCCGTGGGGCTGCTCAACTCACTGGACAAGGAGCAGATCCTCGACCTGCTCGCCTACGTGCTGGCTGGTGGGAATGCGGACAGCGCCGCGTTCAAACACGCCCACTGA